From Aspergillus fumigatus Af293 chromosome 3, whole genome shotgun sequence, a single genomic window includes:
- a CDS encoding putative MFS transporter, translating into MASTDSVPGRFNGLHRRVLGELGLLTLWHSSLDVKVLCAQRFIRLFAYGGSTLILASYLSALGISDDRIGLFMTLTLVGDVAISFFLTLFADGIGRRAVLALGSALMACSGVVFGLFDNYWILLTAAVLGVISPSGNEIGPFRAVEESTLAHLTAKEHRSDIFVWYSLIGTAGTALGMMVCGWSINLLKTTRDWQYLNACRIVFFAYAGIGAVKFLLSICLSHEVEAAKKDKNSATASRQRRAADGPETQPLLGERANEDNQKKSLFSFLGSSDLVSLVVTLFVLFGLDSFASGLASLSWMTYFFKRKFSLPEGELGSIFFTTSLISAASMLVASSIAKRIGNVKTMVFTHLPSAICLALIPVPSALPAALTFLILRACSQSMDVAPRSAFLAAALPPEKRTAIMGAINVVKTCSQSLGPFITGVLADHNLFGASFTLAGVLKAIYDIGMLINFAGRECAQRMASDRPGESA; encoded by the exons ATGGCGTCCACCGACTCTGTTCCAGGCAGATTTAATGGTCTGCACAGAAGAGTCCTCGGCGAACTGGGTCTTCTGACACTATGGCATTCATCGTTGGACGTCAAGGTTCTCTGTGCACAGCGCTTCATCCGACTCTTCGCCTATGGAGGCTCAACTCTGATATTAGCTTCATATCTGTCTGCCTTGGGTATCTCAGATGACCGCATTGGCTTATTTATGACCTTGACTCTGGTCGGCGATGTCGCAATCAGCTTTTTCCTTACTCTCTTCGCAGACGGAATAGGCCGCAGAGCAGTCCTGGCTTTGGGTTCTGCGCTCATGGCCTGCAGTGGTGTCGTCTTTGGTCTATTTGATAATTACTGGATTCTCTTGACCGCTGCAGTGCTCGGTGTCATCAGTCCTAG TGGTAATGAGATTGGTCCTTTTCGAGCTGTTGAGGAATCTACTCTGGCTCATCTCACCGCCAAAGAGCATCGCAGCGATATCTTCGTCTGGTACTCCTTGATCGGCACCGCAGGCACCGCCCTCGGAATGATGGTGTGCGGATGGAGCATCAACCTGTTGAAAACCACTAGAGATTGGCAATATCTCAATGCATGCCggattgtcttctttgcatATGCCGGAATCGGTGCAGTCAagtttcttctttccatctgcCTAAGTCACGAGGTTGAAGCcgccaagaaggacaagaacagTGCTACTGCCTCTCGACAGCGACGAGCAGCTGATGGTCCGGAAACCCAACCTCTCCTGGGTGAAAGAGCCAACGAGGACAATCAGAAGAAGTcactcttctcttttctcggCAGTAGCGATCTCGTGTCTTTAGTCGTCACACTCTTTGTCTTGTTTGGTCTGGACTCGTTCGCTTCAGGTTTGGCATCATT ATCCTGGATGACATACTTCTTCAAGCGCAAGTTCTCTCTGCCCGAGGGAGAGCTCGGCTCGATCTTTTTTACCACCAGCCTAATCTCTGCCGCATCCATGTTGGTTGCATCCTCCATAGCCAAACGCATTGGTAATGTCAAG ACCATGGTCTTCACCCATTTGCCGTCTGCCATTTGTCTGGCTCTCATCCCAGTTCCATCCGCCCTGCCGGCAGCCTTAACCTTCTTGATCCTCCGTGCCTGTTCACAGAGCATGGATGTCGCCCCACGCAGTGCCTTCTTGGCCGCTGCTCTTCCGCCCGAAAAGCGCACTGCAATCATGGGCGCCATCAACGTCGTCAAGACTTGCAGTCAGAGCTTAGGCCCGTTCATCACTGGTGTCCTGGCCGATCATAATCTTTTTGGTGCTTCCTTCACGCTTGCGGGTGTCCTGAAAGCAATCTATGATATCGGCATGCTGATAAACTTTGCGGGGAGAGAGTGTGCGCAAAGGATGGCTTCGGATCGGCCCGGAGAGAGCGCTTAG
- a CDS encoding 3-oxoacid CoA-transferase — protein MATLRGSAIVSPMWRTHTVTRPRLHLGTCYKACARPGLLTTTIRYVRYSTATPQQQTLARKIERGVSKLFRDADEAVSDLKSGSTILSSGFGLCGVADTLLSAINRRGVENLHSLTAVSNNAGAPGRGGLSTLTQAGQVDRLILSYLGNNKALEKKYLTGKIAIELCPQGTLAERLRAGGAGIPAFFTPTGAHTLLQAGEIPVRLDESGKVLERGTPRETRIFNGKTYLMETALTGDVAILRAWKADEAGNCVFRYTTKAFGPVMAKAATLTIVEAENIVPVGSIDPNDVDLPGIFVDRVVPATAEKHIEIRKLRTPENEDATKTLSDPAMAQRNRIARRAAKELKQGYYVNLGVGIPTLAPSFLPEGTKVWVQSENGILGMGPYPTEDEVDPDIINAGKETVTLMPGAATFDSTESFGMIRGGHVDVSILGALQVSAKGDLANYMIPGKVFKGMGGAMDLISNPDQTKIVVATSHTAKDGSPKVVAECSLPLTGANCVSTIITELCVFQVNRSKGELLLTELAPGVEVEEVRSKTGASFAVADQLKIME, from the exons ATGGCGACTTTGCGGGGTTCAGCAATCGTATCTCCTATGTGGAGAACACATACTGTTACCCGTCCACGGTTACACTTAGGGACATGTTATAAAGCGTGTGCGCGACCTGGTCTTCTAACAACAACCATTCGCTATGTACGATATTCAACTGCCACTCCGCAGCAACAGACACTTGCACGCAAGATTGAGCGTGGCGTTTCAAAACTATTCagagatgcagatgaggcTGTCAGTGACCTCAAGAGCGGATCTACAATCCTGAGCTCTGGTTTTGGCCTTTGCGGCGTCGCAG ATACACTTCTATCAGCGATCAATCGCAGAGGAGTTGAAAATCTGCATTCCCTGACAGCCGTTTCAAACAACGCTGGCGctcctggaagaggagggcTTTCTACACTTACTCAAGCCGGACAAGTAGATCGGTTGATCCTATCCTATCTAGGGAACAACAAggctttggagaagaagTATTTGACTGGGAAGATTGCTATTGAGCTATGTCCCCAAGGAACATTAGCCGAGCGATTACGTGCCGGAGGGGCTGGGATTCCGGCATTCTTCACTCCTACGGGAGCGC ACACGTTACTCCAAGCAGGAGAAATTCCCGTCCGGCTAGATGAGTCTGGAAAAGTATTGGAGCGTGGCACACCACGAGAGACGAGGATATTCAATGGCAAAACTTACTTGATGGAGACAGCCCTCACGGGTGATGTGGCTATCCTTCGTGCCTGGAAAGCAGATGAGGCAGGAAACTGTGTTTTCAG GTATACAACGAAAGCATTCGGCCCGGTCATGGCGAAAGCTGCCACTCTTACCATAGTGGAGGCGGAAAATATCGTTCCCGTCGGTTCCATTGACCCTAACGATGTCGATCTGCCGGGCATCTTTGTGGATCGAGTTGTTCCTGCTACGGCGGAGAAGCACATCGAAATCAGAAAATTGCGGACTCCAGAAAATGAGGATGCGACTAAGACCTTAAGTGACCCTGCCATGGCTCAGAGAAACCGCATTGCCCGGAGAGCAGCGAAAGAACTAAAGCAAGGATATTATGTTAATCTGGGTGTTG GAATTCCCACACTGGCTCCGTCATTCTTACCAGAAGGCACGAAAGTTTGGGTGCAATCAGAAAATGGTATTCTGGGCATG GGACCGTATCCCACTGAGGACGAAGTTGACCC GGACATCATCAATGCTGGGAAAGAGACGGTCACCCTCATGCCAGGCGCGGCTACTTTCGATAGCACTGAATCGTTCGGCATGATTCGGGGCGGACATGTTGATGTGTCCATCCTTGGG GCCCTGCAAGTGAGCGCCAAAGGCGACCTAGCGAACTACATGATTCCCGGAAAGGTCTTCAAGGGAATGGGAGGAGCTATGGACTTGATCTCTAATCCAGACCAAACCAAGATCGTTGTCGCTACCAGTCATACAGCCAAGGACGGATCTCCCAAGGTCGTCGCGGAATGTAGCCTGCCTTTGACAGGCGCAAACTGCGTCAGTACGATCATCACGGAACTT TGTGTTTTCCAGGTTAATCGAAGCAAAGGGGAGCTTCTGCTGACGGAGCTCGCCCCAGGGGTAGAAGTTGAGGAAGTCCGAAGCAAGACAGGGGCGAGCTTTGCTGTTGCAGACCAGTTGAAGATCATGGAATGA
- a CDS encoding Zn(II)2Cys6 transcription factor → MDGTADPPQSNRTPHGRQAACLNCRRSKIRCKRSREGTCCDRCKQANLECIVPSHHLGRQKGVKNKRKGLDKALHQIEEAIKRPKTDAAGSDAARKLISDLQDLLSRTQGHSARSEVEETSDDPDQSRTKSPQGAAAGDNLALDDAENPLQLLARASDLQFSSAECRDAPILSTSSGSQSSLRPNSSPNEDLPIARSFFVPVKAKLDLGPDMDPIELGLTTLHEAELLFSFFYENLAHTRWGLDPTVHTVSFVRSQSAFLFTSMLAAAARFNPSTAALSKRLTRHCTSLAYKVIVQRYRSVEIVLAFMVNVPWMAPGSSSGDDDTCSYIAMALTVALDLSLNKIVTPSTGFDSTLQNRLAKADCIDAKRALYMDGFEAVDPASEWGRRLLRRRERAWIALFVLERGVCLARGRSYTVPLTALIENCDRWHISDIADSRDGPMNSMAVLRRNLDELLRKVKSRCDSCRLGDIGSEAAQSIKKLIEDFYDQWYAAWALEIGGPSRCLPPYVEILVTHTQLSTYGGVINHPTAPLEVKRFFRAAGLSSALNVMRAAIQGESRLKSMPNNTVIMIAFAACSALSLSVTPADSRSILAPSVRHLIEETADVLERIGAVPAHREGASVLYGRLLRELVRRAHVGFVSQKHIESAPVESLQPSSTLSDYCPIPSLTQPPMDPSTLWPETLQFSAMSDHQIIDAVNRADSAFGMNIPDVLLEDLMNWDCNTLGADYPLRCNNLECGCEVVGHWVPVGAQK, encoded by the exons atggaTGGCACAGCCGATCCACCACAGTCGAACAGAACGCCGCATGGACGACAGGCTGCGTGTTTAAATTGCCGAAGAAGCAAAATACGATGCAAGCGCAGCCGCGAGGGTACCTGCTGTGACAGATGCAAACAAGCAAATCTGGAATGTATAGTACCCAGTCACCATCTTGGTAGACAAAAGGGTGTCAAGAA CAAACGCAAAGGACTGGACAAAGCGTTACACCAAATAGAGGAGGCGATTAAGCGCCCCAAGACTGATGCAGCAGGATCTGATGCTGCTCGGAAACTTATCTCGGATCTGCAAGATCTCCTTAGTAGGACACAAGGGCATTCTGCGCGGAGTGAGGTCGAGGAGACATCAGATGACCCTGACCAGTCACGGACGAAATCTCCGCAAGGAGCCGCTGCTGGGGACAATCTAGCCTTGGATGACGCGGAGAATCCATTGCAACTTCTGGCCAGAGCCTCTGATCTCCAGTTTTCGTCAGCCGAATGCCGTGACGCACCCATACTGTCCACTTCGTCTGGGTCACAATCGTCTCTCAGACCGAATAGTAGCCCCAACGAGGACTTGCCCATTGCCAGATCTTTTTTCGTTCCAGTCAAGGCGAAGCTAGACCTCGGCCCGGACATGGACCCTATCGAACTGGGCTTGACTACTTTGCATGAGGCGGAATTACTTTTTTCTTT CTTCTACGAGAATTTGGCCCACACGAGGTGGGGTCTGGACCCGACTGTGCATACTGTGTCATTCGTACGCTCGCAGTCTGCCTTTCTTTTCACTTCAATGCTGGCTGCAGCTGCCCGGTTTAATCCTTCTACAGCCGCCTTATCCAAAAGATTAACGAGGCACTGTACATCACTGGCTTATAAGGTCATTGTTCAGCGTTATCGATCAGTGGAAATTGTTTTGGCCTTCATGGTAAACGTTCCATGGATGGCCCCAGGGAGCAGTTCTGGCGATGATGACACGTGCTCCTATATTGCAATGGCTTTGACTGTTGCGCTGGACCTTTCTCTCAACAAGATAGTGACACCCTCGACTGGGTTCGATAGTACTCTCCAGAACAGGCTTGCGAAGGCTGACTGCATTGATGCAAAGAGAGCCTTATACATGGATGGATTCGAAGCTGTTGATCCGGCTTCAGAATGGGGCCGAAGGTTGTTACGTAGACGTGAGAGGGCTTGGATCGCGTTATTTGTCCTGGAGCGTGG TGTCTGTTTGGCCCGGGGGCGAAGCTATACAGTTCCCCTAACTGCCCTCATCGAAAATTGTGACAGATGGCATATCTCTGATATTGCCGATTCTCGAGATGGGCCGATGAACTCTATGGCTGTTCTCCGGAGGAATCTA GATGAACTCTTGAGAAAAGTGAAATCGCGTTGCGACAGTTGCCGACTTGGAGACATCGGATCTGAAGCTGCTCAGTC GATCAAGAAACTTATTGAAGACTTCTATGATCAATGGTATGCGGCTTGGGCACTTGAGATTGGTGGACCCT CCCGCTGCCTTCCACCGTACGTTGAGATATTGGTAACACACACGCAACTGTCTACATATGGTGGCGTGATCAATCATCCCACAGCACCCCTCGAGGTCAAGCGGTTTTTCCGCGCTGCTGGCCTCTCTTCTGCATTGAATGTCATGCGGGCAGCCATTCAAGGAGAATCGCGGCTAAAGTCCATGCCCAACAATACAGTGATCATGATCGCCTTTGCTGCATGTTCTGCCCTTAGCCTCAGTGTGACGCCAGCGGACAGCAGGTCCATTTTGGCACCGAGTGTGCGACATTTGATTGAGGAAACGGCCGATGTCCTCGAGCGGATTGGCGCCGTCCCAGCTCACAGAGAAGGTGCATCTGTCTTGTATGGACGACTGCTACGAGAGCTTGTTAGGCGTGCTCATGTGGGCTTTGTTTCCCAGAAACATATCGAATCAGCCCCGGTAGAGTCCTTACAGCCCTCCTCTACATTGAGCGATTACTGCCCCATACCTTCACTGACACAACCACCAATGGATCCCTCTACGCTATGGCCGGAGACGCTACAATTCTCCGCGATGTCTGACCACCAAATCATCGATGCAGTAAACAGGGCAGACTCGGCATTCGGCATGAATATTCCTGACGTCCTACTGGAAGATCTGATGAACTGGGATTG TAATACTCTAGGTGCCGATTATCCTTTGCGCTGCAATAATCTTGAGTGTGGTTGTGAAGTGGTGGGTCACTGGGTTCCTGTCGGTGCCCAGAAGTAG
- a CDS encoding putative SNF7 family protein Fti1/Did2 yields the protein MVRKDPIFEARTNVKLHSNRLKKEAARAEATFKSEKAKADKAMKNREFQIARIHAASAVREKRRQVTLRAEAARADVIINELKAAQSTRDTSRTLALASRGLDAASKSVNLENLVSHANNFLARSEDFKIASSAIEDVAQGVSMQEYGAEGEAEVDRLMEQLADEAGVDMRLALDADAAPKEDVKEQKQADSELEDGLGARLRALRAAS from the exons ATGGTTCGGAAGGACCCTATCTTCGAAGCCCGCACCAATGTCAAG TTGCACTCGAACCGGCTTAAGAAGGAAGCTGCACGCGCGGAGGCAACATTCAAGTCAGAAAAGGCAAAAGCGGACAAGGCTATGAAGAATCGCGAGTTTCAAATTGCCCGTATCCACGCGGCCTCTGCTGTACGAGAGAAACGACGACAAGTAACCCTCAGAGCCGAGGCTGCGCGGGCGGACGTCATTATAAATGAACTGAAAGCCGCTCAGAGCACTCGCGATACATCCCGAACCCTCGCTCTGGCATCAAGGGGCCTGGATGCGGCGTCGAAGAGTGTCAATCTCGAAAACCTGGTGTCTCATGCAAATAACTTCCTGGCGCGATCGGAAGATTTCAAAATCGCTAGTAGTGCGATAGAGGATGTCGCTCAAGGTGTCTCTATGCAAGAGTATGGTGCCGAGGGTGAGGCCGAAGTTGATCGTCTTATGGAACAGCTTGCAGACGAGGCGGGTGTGGACATGCGCCTAGCGTTGGATGCTGATGCAGCACCCAAGGAAGACGTCAAAgagcagaagcaggccgACTCGGAGCTGGAGGACGGCTTGGGAGCGAGACTACGTGCTCTCAGAGCTGCAAGCTGA
- the hacA gene encoding transcription factor HAC1, with translation MEDNFASVVESLSGTSASALPLLTVSPADTSLKAPETKVQETKTEEKKPPKKRKSWGQELPIPKTNLPPRKRAKTEDEKEQRRIERVLRNRAAAQTSRERKRLEMEKLENEKIQMEQQNQFLLQRLSQMEAENNRLSQQLAQLTAEVRNSRNSTPKPGSPATASPTLTPTLFKQEGDELPLERIPFPTPSITDYSPTLKPSSLAESSDVTQHPAAVLCDLQCQLADSKDLEVPSRFLTSALAWNMTLQMTLQLLFLTMTSTAYSTVIHPLSQILRSLKTGSPLTFSTQEIYQHFHLILWLISTPSLSPSKASKRPTVFRMRLLTRLLACNPALARPLRDATGRALQLAVSENVSRGTWSAGDDAGRLRWESLLTLVWAIDRFERTRGRGRILFAKFERGARRDTLGNRHRSPRSSWSSKRLSETLTSLMDKER, from the exons ATGGAAGACAACTTCGCTTCAGTTGTAGAGTCCTTGTCTGGTACATCAGCATCCGCTCTCCCGCTACTCACAGTCTCGCCTGCGGATACATCGTTGAAGGCGCCAGAGACCAAAGTGCAGGAGACAAagacagaggagaagaagccacCTAAGAAAAGGAAGTCATGGGGACAGGAGCTACCCATTCCAAAGACCAATTTGCCTCCAAG AAAACGGGCCAAgacagaagatgaaaaggaacAGCGGCGCATCGAGCGTGTTCTCCGAAACCGTGCGGCGGCACAGACGTCTCGCGAGCGCAAGAGACTTGAAATGGAAAAGTTGGAGAACGAGAAGATTCAGATGGAACAGCAAAAtcaattccttctccagcgtCTATCGCAGATGGAAGCTGAGAACAATCGATTGAGCCAACAACTCGCCCAGTTGACTGCCGAGGTTCGAAACTCTCGTAACAGCACTCCGAAGCCTGGTTCTCCTGCCACAGCATCTCCAACTCTCACACCAACCTTGTTCAAGCAAGAAGGTGATGAACTTCCTCTTGAACGAATTCCATTTCCCACTCCCTCAATCACTGATTACTCGCCAACTCTAAAGCCTTCCAGTCTGGCTGAGTCCTCCGACGTGACACAACATCCTGCAGCGGTGTTGTGCGACCTGCAGTGTCAGTTGGCGGACTCGAAGGACCTGGAAGTGCCCTCCCGCTTTTTGACCTCGGCTCTGGCGTGGAACATGACGCTGCAAATGACATTGCAGCTCCTCTTTCTGACGATGACTTCCACCGCCTATTCAACGGTGATTCATCCACTGAGCCAGATTCTTCGGTCATTGAAGACGGGTTCTCCTTTGACATTCTCGACTCAGGAGATCTATCAGCATTTCCATTTGATTCTATGGTTAATTTCGACTCCGAGCCTGTCGCCCTCGAAGGCATCGAAGCGGCCCACGGTCTTCCGAATGAGACTCCTTACCAGACTTCTGGCTTGCAACCCAGCCTTGGCGCGTCCACTTCGCGATGCGACGGGCAGGGCATTGCAGCTGGCTGTTAGTGAGAATGTCTCTCGGGGAACTTGGTCCGCTGGTGATGACGCAGGCCGACTGCGCTGGGAGTCGTTGTTGACTTTGGTTTGGGCGATAGATCGTTTTGAGCGAACGAGAGGTCGAGGACGGATTCTCTTCGCGAAATTCGAGCGAGGTGCGCGGCGTGATACTTTGGGCAACCGCCACAGGAGTCCACGGAGTTCATGGAGTTCAAAGCGATTGAGCGAGACGTTGACGTCTCTGATGGATAAGGAACGATGA
- a CDS encoding snoRNA-binding rRNA-processing protein ENP1 — MPKVISSRAAAAAARRHNPLAEDIITSGHLRTQSSKKSKRQGRQDDDGEDGERYIDAKMTRKILQIGQELAEEDAAEHEAAIGAANMATNSAFNFESRFEDDEALSDDEEKFREDEWGDEEEVEEVEVDPNDLDMFNKFIPGGDEDPIFNPRGTDTGRSTNLADLILEKIAEHEAKQSGNGGPMIQGGGLPEDAVQIPAKAVEVYEKVGMILSRYKSGPLPKPFKILPSVPNWPTLLSITRPESWTANAVYAGTRIFISSKPAVAQEFISTVLLYRVREEIHETKKLNVHTYNALKKALYKPACFFKGLLFPLVSSGTCTLREAHIVSSVIARVSIPVLHSAAALLRMCDLAAEQSLRSLESTGAVNVFIRVFLEKKYALPYKVIDALVFHFLRFRACDNAEDSMMTDGPSGAATKAYKLPVLWHQSLLVFAQRYRNDITEDQREALLDLLLVRGHKDIGPEVRRELLAGRGRGVVVPDPEKQGALDAGDDTMDVTF; from the exons ATGCCCAAAGTAATATCCTCTCGAGCTGCTGCAGCAGCCGCCCGCAGGCACAATCCTCTGGCCGAGGATATCATAACCTCGGGCCATCTTCGAACCCAATCAAGCAAGAAGAGCAAGCGTCAAGGGCGgcaagatgatgatggtgaagatggAGAGCGGTACATTGACGCGAAAATGACGAGAAAGATCTTACAGATTGGGCAAGAACTGGCGGAAGAAGATGCCGCGGAGCACGAAGCTGCAATTGGTGCAGCCAATATGGCAACTAATTCAGCCTTCAATTTTGAGTCGAGatttgaagatgatgaagctttatccgacgatgaggagaagTTTCGCGAAGACGAGTggggtgatgaagaagaggtcgaGGAAGTG GAGGTTGATCCAAATGACCTTGACATGTTCAACAAGTTTATTCCAGGTGGTGACGAAGATCCTATATTCAATCCTCGAGGAACCGATACTGGCCGGAGCACCAATCTGGCTGATCTCATATTGGAGAAGATCGCAGAACATGAAGCGAAACAGTCCGGTAATGGTGGACCCATGATTCAAGGTGGAGGATTGCCCGAAGACGCCGTTCAGATACCCGCAAAAGCTGTTGAAGTCTACGAAAA AGTCGGCATGATATTGTCTCGCTACAAGTCCGGACCTCTTCCCAAGCCTTTCAAGATTCTTCCCTCTGTCCCCAATTGGCCAACTCTTCTCTCTATCACTCGCCCCGAGTCGTGGACAGCGAACGCTGTTTATGCCGGGACTAGGATTTTCATATCATCGAAGCCAGCCGTTGCACAGGAGTTCATATCGACAGTTCTCCTTTACCGCGTTCGAGAGGAGATTCACGAAACAAAGAAGTTAAATGTTCATACCTACAATGCTCTGAAGAAGGCGCTGTACAAGCCAGCTTGCTTTTTCAAAGGCCTGCTGTTCCCACTGGTATCGAGTGGTACTTGCACTCTACGGGAGGCGCACATCGTCTCTTCTGTCATCGCACGTGTATCTATCCCAGTATTGCACTCCGCAGCTGCTCTACTTCGCATGTGCGACCTCGCCGCAGAACAGTCTCTCAGATCTCTCGAAAGCACGGGTGCGGTCAATGTCTTCATCCGTGTGTTCCTCGAGAAGAAGTACGCGCTTCCATATAAGGTGATTGACGCTCTCGTTTTCCATTTTCTGCGCTTCCGCGCTTGCGACAATGCCGAGGACTCGATGATGACCGATGGACCTTCTGGGGCTGCTACGAAAGCGTATAAGCTTCCTGTTCTTTGGCACCAGTCATTATTGGTCTTTGCCCAACGTTATCGCAACGATATCACTGAAGATCAGCGTGAAgctctccttgacctgtTGTTAGTTCGGGGCCACAAGGATATCGGCCCTGAGGTCAGACGGGAATTGTTGGCAGGTAGAGGACGCGGCGTGGTTGTACCTGACCCAGAAAAGCAGGGCGCTCTCGACGCTGGCGATGACACGATGGATGTCACGTTTTAG
- the cclA gene encoding SPRY domain-containing protein, producing MSSIQPVGSSGPSSNINSPTLPPGTAPFFSGTVTGQNARSSPAPPSNASVQTDGTRSKRNKRDSRKKREAKGLDQESIPPKKKAAVAPNSALPSSDISILRPLLLAEPRASDLLPPQPRQLSFVSRKTSDVLGQSWDFYEVVDKLTNKNGFRYSYAIADPGFPHIKYRQTDVPPYHARFSFEDSPAAIFFSEDARAVTASSAWHTARANVCAREGAYYYEARVINGIPNNSQSISANESSHRTPKGHVRLGFARREADLDANVGVDCYGYGIRDVNGEVVNRMRCEYFFPKGESIREGDVIGMLITLPPLSLHKKVVEGTYDPAVDGDGTSPTSEAHTSTNLIRDRIPFHYKSDFCWQQSNVFSTKHLRDYAFNLKETPTFGPPSPFNSEDPSLRTLPGSSITIFKNGEKMGTPFKELYAFLPPASRLANGTNNLGIGERENADDGMIGYYPAVSCYGGGAVECRFEGPWWVGPPSHADNGEPVRGIGERFNEQIVEDVVADIVDEVEAMLIWGGVDGDVVGNAEVDSAGAGAVGGSEVLKGGVGAAFDPRLDSVPGAAEFADTENISNGLEAGVTDADAGHLTTEDTLSVGHEGSPNPATPSAPLENTVPTEDVEMS from the coding sequence ATGTCGTCTATACAGCCGGTAGGGTCGTCTGGCCCTTCGTCCAACATCAATTCTCCGACTTTACCTCCAGGAACCGCACCTTTCTTCAGTGGTACAGTCACAGGTCAAAACGCACGATCCTCGCCTGCCCCTCCCAGCAATGCATCGGTGCAAACTGATGGCACAAGATCGAAACGCAACAAACGCGATAGccggaagaaaagagaggcCAAGGGTCTCGACCAGGAATCCATCCCGCCTAAGAAGAAAGCCGCTGTTGCCCCGAACTCCGCGCTTCCGAGCTCTGATATCAGCATTCTCAGACCCCTCTTACTTGCCGAACCCAGAGCTTCGGACCTATTACCGCCGCAGCCTCGTCAACTGAGTTTTGTGAGTCGCAAAACATCAGACGTGCTCGGTCAGAGCTGGGACTTCTATGAGGTTGTTGACAAACTCACAAATAAGAATGGCTTTCGTTATAGCTACGCTATAGCTGATCCAGGCTTTCCACACATCAAGTACCGGCAGACCGACGTTCCCCCGTATCATGCCCGGTTCAGTTTTGAGGATTCGCCCGCAGCGATTTTTTTCAGTGAGGATGCGCGCGCGGTAACAGCCAGCAGCGCATGGCATACTGCGCGTGCTAATGTATGTGCTCGCGAGGGTGCATATTATTACGAGGCGCGCGTGATCAACGGGATTCCTAATAATTCGCAATCCATCTCGGCTAACGAATCTTCTCACCGCACGCCAAAAGGTCACGTCCGTCTTGGATTTGCACGACGGGAGGCTGATCTCGATGCGAACGTGGGTGTTGACTGCTACGGATACGGAATCCGCGATGTAAACGGCGAGGTAGTCAATAGAATGCGCTGTGAGTACTTTTTTCCGAAAGGCGAATCAATTCGCGAAGGCGATGTTATCGGCATGCTCATCACGCTTCCACCACTGTCCCTCCACAAGAAAGTGGTCGAGGGGACATATGACCCTGCTGTCGACGGAGATGGGACTTCGCCGACATCAGAGGCTCACACATCGACAAATCTTATTCGGGATCGCATTCCCTTCCACTATAAGTCCGATTTCTGCTGGCAGCAGTCAAACGTATTCTCCACAAAACACCTACGCGATTATGCGTTCAACCTCAAAGAGACACCCACATTTGGTCCACCATCGCCGTTCAACAGCGAAGACCCTTCGCTACGCACGCTGCCAGGTTCGAGCATCACAATTTTCAAAAACGGGGAGAAGATGGGTACTCCATTCAAAGAATTGTATGCGTTCCTTCCACCGGCCAGCCGACTTGCAAATGGAACCAATAACTTGGGCATTGGTGAGCGAGAGAACGCCGATGATGGAATGATTGGCTACTACCCCGCTGTCAGCTGCTATGGCGGCGGTGCTGTGGAATGTCGCTTTGAAGGGCCATGGTGGGTTGGACCACCGTCTCACGCAGATAACGGCGAACCTGTCAGGGGCATTGGCGAACGCTTCAATGAGCAGATTGTCGAAGACGTCGTGGCCGATATTGTTGATGAGGTCGAAGCAATGCTCATATGGGGCGGTGTTGACGGTGATGTTGTTGGCAATGCGGAAGTTGACAGTGCTGGCGCCGGTGCTGTTGGGGGCTCCGAAGTTCTGAAGGGCGGAGTCGGGGCAGCATTTGATCCTCGGTTGGATTCAGTCCCTGGCGCGGCCGAATTTGCTGACACCGAGAATATTTCCAACGGATTGGAAGCTGGCGTCACCGACGCGGACGCAGGTCATTTGACGACCGAGGATACTCTGAGTGTGGGCCATGAGGGCTCTCCCAACCCTGCGACACCCTCAGCTCCTTTAGAGAACACTGTCCCGACAGAAGATGTCGAGATGTCATGA